Proteins from one Chromatiales bacterium genomic window:
- the rpoZ gene encoding DNA-directed RNA polymerase subunit omega, with product MARITVEDSLQNVSNLFELVLVAAKRARRIANGAEPLVERENDKPTVIALREIAEGLITRDLLAEADQTPEDRLAIEQAEMALAEVPLRLDQLDDDMPD from the coding sequence ATGGCCCGCATTACCGTCGAAGACAGCCTGCAGAACGTATCCAATCTGTTCGAACTGGTGCTGGTGGCCGCCAAGCGCGCCCGCCGCATTGCGAACGGTGCCGAGCCGCTGGTCGAGCGGGAGAACGACAAGCCCACGGTCATCGCGCTGCGCGAAATCGCTGAAGGCCTCATAACCCGGGATCTGCTCGCCGAAGCAGACCAGACACCGGAAGACCGTCTGGCCATCGAGCAGGCCGAGATGGCACTGGCCGAAGTGCCGCTGCGGCTGGACCAGCTGGATGATGATATGCCGGACTGA
- a CDS encoding serine/threonine-protein phosphatase: MYTWAFPGEVALRVEYADLSLIGNREENQDRVLVIAGEKSVLLIAIDGMGGHSDGAGAAKLAAETIRDAFGRIRHPVFDPIGFLHLAIGRAHANLVLLGASLSMEARPRATCALCLVQDGTAFFAHVGDSRVYHLREGKVLERTRDHSHVELLLQDGVITEADIAAHPMRNYVECCLGGDTWLPGMTITRQKRLERGDILVACSDGLWSGLGDERLASLGTDGEALAAGLRRIGEQSVRISSPHSDNTSAVALRFLE; the protein is encoded by the coding sequence TTGTACACATGGGCTTTTCCGGGTGAGGTCGCCTTGCGAGTCGAGTATGCAGATCTGAGCCTGATCGGTAATCGGGAAGAAAATCAGGACCGGGTTCTGGTTATTGCGGGAGAGAAGTCGGTATTGCTCATCGCCATAGACGGCATGGGCGGCCATTCCGACGGGGCCGGCGCAGCAAAGCTCGCCGCCGAAACCATCCGGGATGCCTTTGGCCGTATCCGGCATCCGGTTTTCGATCCGATCGGTTTTCTGCATCTGGCCATCGGACGGGCACATGCCAATCTCGTGCTGCTGGGCGCGAGCCTGTCCATGGAGGCGCGTCCGCGCGCGACCTGTGCACTATGCCTCGTGCAGGACGGCACCGCATTTTTTGCCCACGTCGGCGACAGCCGGGTTTATCACCTCCGCGAAGGCAAGGTGCTGGAGCGTACCCGGGATCACAGCCATGTGGAGCTCCTGCTCCAGGACGGCGTCATCACAGAGGCGGATATCGCGGCACATCCGATGCGCAACTACGTGGAGTGCTGTCTGGGCGGCGATACCTGGTTGCCGGGCATGACGATCACGCGCCAGAAGCGCCTTGAGCGTGGCGATATTCTGGTCGCCTGTTCTGACGGGCTGTGGTCCGGACTCGGCGATGAGCGGCTGGCCAGCCTGGGTACGGATGGCGAGGCGCTCGCTGCCGGTCTGCGCCGCATCGGCGAACAGTCGGTACGCATCAGCAGCCCGCACAGCGACAACACATCTGCAGTTGCGCTGCGTTTTCTGGAATGA
- a CDS encoding bifunctional (p)ppGpp synthetase/guanosine-3',5'-bis(diphosphate) 3'-pyrophosphohydrolase, which yields MDYAATILNHLPLTRRTSGLAGLLAKTSYLTRQQLKLISEAHAFSASRHEGQKRQSGDAYITHPLAVAGILADLHLDYPSIAAALLHDVIEDTPTAKDEIAQKFGAEIASLVDGVSKLEKLNFNSRSEMQVESFRKMMLAMVQDIRVILLKLADRLHNMQTLDSVSPEKQSRIARETLEIYAPIANRLGMNSLKTELEDLGFRYAHPFRYRVLDKAVRRAEGNQRQFVKNISEKLNRALREAGLNATVTGRKKHLYSIYRKMETKKRSMADIADVFGFRVVVDSVDECYRVLGVVHQIFKPMPGRFKDYIAIPRINGYQSLHTSLFGPSGTPIEVQIRTTEMARVAETGVAAHWHYKETDQEVPPPQARAREWLASINEMQSSANSEEFMEHVKVDLFPDAVYIFTPKGEIMRLPRGATCVDFAYAVHTDVGNRCVAAKIDRRLVPLRTQIENGQTVEIITAKTARPNPSWVNFVVTAKARTAVRQYLKNLRQNEAQDLGRRLLDQAMRDAGTPLRKISSERMQALLTELKLKSADELFRQLGLGERLAPLVAKTILQPAAVAGSSTGATPAPASAPTPIAIAGTEGLVVSYARCCHPIPGDAIMGYLSAGRGVVIHRNVCGNLSEYRKQPNKWITVSWQPGIDREFSAEIRIDVDNRPGVLAEVASRIADAGSNIEQVSIDERHDDSAAMLFSILVRDRKQLAQVIRSIRRMKVVKKLSRTCT from the coding sequence ATGGACTACGCTGCCACCATTCTCAATCACCTGCCGCTGACGCGTCGCACCAGCGGGCTGGCCGGTCTGCTCGCCAAGACCTCCTACCTGACCCGCCAGCAGCTCAAGCTGATTTCCGAAGCACATGCCTTCAGCGCCAGCCGCCATGAAGGACAAAAGCGGCAGTCCGGCGACGCCTACATCACGCATCCGCTCGCTGTGGCCGGCATCCTTGCCGACCTCCATCTGGACTACCCGAGCATCGCGGCCGCGCTTCTGCACGATGTCATCGAAGACACGCCAACAGCCAAGGATGAAATCGCCCAGAAGTTCGGCGCCGAGATCGCCTCGCTGGTCGATGGCGTCAGCAAACTCGAGAAGCTGAACTTCAACAGCCGCAGCGAAATGCAGGTCGAGAGCTTCCGCAAGATGATGCTCGCGATGGTGCAGGACATCCGGGTGATCCTGCTCAAGCTCGCCGACCGCCTGCACAACATGCAGACCCTGGACTCGGTGTCGCCGGAGAAGCAGAGCCGTATCGCCCGCGAAACCCTGGAAATCTACGCGCCGATCGCCAACCGCCTCGGCATGAACTCGCTCAAGACGGAGCTGGAGGATCTGGGCTTCCGGTATGCGCACCCGTTCCGCTATCGCGTACTCGACAAGGCCGTACGCCGGGCCGAGGGCAACCAGCGCCAGTTCGTCAAGAATATTTCCGAGAAGCTCAATCGGGCGCTGCGCGAAGCGGGTCTGAACGCGACCGTGACCGGGCGCAAGAAACATCTTTACAGCATCTACCGGAAGATGGAGACCAAGAAGCGCTCGATGGCCGACATCGCGGATGTCTTCGGCTTTCGCGTCGTCGTCGACTCAGTGGATGAGTGCTACCGCGTGCTGGGCGTTGTACACCAGATCTTCAAGCCGATGCCCGGGCGGTTCAAGGATTACATTGCGATTCCGCGCATCAATGGCTATCAGTCCCTGCACACCAGCCTGTTCGGCCCCAGCGGTACGCCGATCGAGGTGCAGATACGTACCACCGAGATGGCGCGCGTTGCCGAAACAGGTGTTGCGGCCCACTGGCATTACAAGGAAACCGACCAGGAAGTACCGCCGCCGCAGGCGCGTGCCCGCGAGTGGCTGGCCAGCATCAACGAGATGCAGTCTTCGGCCAACTCCGAAGAATTCATGGAGCACGTCAAGGTCGACCTGTTCCCTGATGCCGTCTACATCTTCACGCCCAAGGGCGAAATCATGCGTCTGCCGCGCGGCGCAACCTGTGTGGACTTTGCCTATGCGGTGCACACGGATGTGGGCAACCGGTGTGTTGCCGCCAAGATCGACCGGCGACTGGTGCCCTTGCGCACCCAGATCGAAAATGGCCAGACCGTCGAGATCATCACGGCCAAGACGGCCCGACCGAATCCGAGCTGGGTCAATTTTGTGGTCACCGCGAAAGCGCGTACCGCCGTGCGCCAGTACCTGAAGAACCTGCGCCAGAACGAAGCCCAGGATCTGGGTCGCCGGTTGCTCGATCAGGCCATGCGTGACGCCGGTACACCCTTGCGGAAGATAAGCAGTGAACGAATGCAGGCGCTGCTGACCGAACTAAAGTTGAAGAGCGCCGACGAACTGTTCAGGCAGCTCGGACTGGGGGAGCGTCTGGCACCGCTGGTCGCCAAGACCATCCTGCAACCCGCCGCCGTCGCGGGCAGCAGCACCGGGGCGACTCCGGCGCCGGCTTCGGCACCGACACCGATTGCCATTGCCGGCACCGAAGGGCTGGTGGTGTCGTATGCGCGCTGCTGTCACCCGATCCCGGGCGACGCGATCATGGGCTATCTGAGCGCCGGCCGCGGCGTGGTGATACACCGCAACGTCTGCGGCAACCTCAGCGAATACCGGAAGCAGCCGAACAAGTGGATAACGGTGAGCTGGCAGCCCGGCATAGACCGGGAGTTTTCTGCGGAAATACGCATCGATGTGGACAACCGGCCCGGTGTGCTCGCTGAAGTTGCCAGCCGGATCGCGGATGCGGGCTCGAACATCGAACAGGTTTCCATCGACGAGCGCCACGATGATTCGGCGGCGATGCTGTTTTCGATCCTGGTCCGCGACCGCAAGCAGCTGGCGCAGGTCATCCGCAGCATACGGCGCATGAAAGTCGTGAAGAAACTGAGTCGCACCTGTACCTGA
- the rpmE gene encoding 50S ribosomal protein L31 yields the protein MKADIHPAYAEIKVACSCGNEFLTRSTLGRDLSIEVCSACHPFYTGKQKMLDTAGRVDKFRRKYARA from the coding sequence ATGAAAGCCGACATACATCCCGCCTACGCGGAAATCAAAGTAGCCTGCAGCTGCGGCAACGAATTCCTTACCCGGTCCACGCTTGGACGCGATCTGAGTATCGAGGTTTGTTCTGCCTGTCATCCGTTCTATACCGGCAAGCAGAAAATGCTGGATACCGCCGGACGGGTTGACAAGTTCCGCCGCAAATACGCTCGCGCCTGA
- the recG gene encoding ATP-dependent DNA helicase RecG gives MQSSSPELRSLRGVGPAAEERLLRLGISRPLDLLFLLPQRYEDRTRLTALGALRPGQRAVVEGVIAVADVAFRGRRSLLVRITDRTGQLTLRFFHFSRAQQNSLVAGTRLLCFAEVRSGPLGPEMVHPEYRVLQPGQSAPLEDRLTPVYPTVEGLAQFRIRDLTDQALSRYLDTLPDALPEAETAGLHMPALRDALQFVHRPPAGADLQLLGAGMHPCQRRLALEEMLAHHLSLRQIRERAREDRSIALPATLPAAVSLRERFVQSLGFALTGGQRAALADIDTDLAQPHPMMRLVQGDVGCGKTVLAAAAALTAIAHGHQVAIMAPTELLAEQHRNTFRRWLEPLGLAVVWLSGSLRKRAREQAHAAAADGSAQLIVGTHALFQSDLSYRSLALVIVDEQHRFGVHQRLQLMDKGASDVARPHQLVMTATPIPRTLAMTIYADLDTSVIRELPPGRQPVTTIALPDKRRAEVVTRVRDACLAGAQAYWVCPLIEESEHLESQAAEPTAAALAEALPEIRIGLIHGRMSGTEKERVMKAFVAGELQLLVATTVIEVGVDVPGASLMIIENAERLGLSQLHQLRGRVGRGRDSSTCVLLYKSPLAEMARARLEVLRATNDGFEVAQRDLELRGPGEVLGTRQTGLMQLRVADLVRDADLAPAVQRIARALLATGAPAVEELGHRWIGTGDRYGAV, from the coding sequence ATGCAATCCTCGTCCCCTGAACTCCGCTCGCTGCGCGGGGTCGGACCAGCCGCAGAAGAACGTCTGCTCCGGCTCGGCATCAGCCGGCCGCTGGACCTGCTGTTCCTGCTCCCGCAACGCTATGAAGACCGCACGCGACTGACGGCCCTGGGCGCGCTCCGGCCCGGCCAGCGGGCGGTTGTCGAAGGTGTGATCGCCGTGGCCGACGTCGCCTTTCGGGGACGACGCAGCCTGCTGGTGCGCATTACGGACCGCACCGGTCAGCTGACGCTGAGGTTCTTTCATTTTTCACGCGCCCAGCAAAACAGTCTCGTCGCCGGCACCCGATTGCTCTGTTTTGCTGAAGTACGGTCCGGCCCGCTGGGCCCGGAAATGGTGCATCCCGAGTACCGGGTACTGCAGCCCGGCCAATCCGCACCGCTTGAAGACCGTCTGACACCCGTATATCCCACGGTCGAGGGCCTGGCCCAGTTCCGGATCCGCGACCTTACCGACCAGGCGCTGAGCCGGTATCTCGATACGCTGCCAGATGCGCTGCCGGAGGCGGAGACTGCAGGCCTGCACATGCCTGCACTGCGCGATGCACTGCAATTCGTCCATCGGCCACCCGCGGGCGCCGATCTGCAGTTGCTCGGCGCTGGCATGCATCCGTGCCAGCGCCGCCTCGCGCTGGAAGAAATGCTGGCGCATCACCTGAGCCTGCGACAGATCCGTGAACGCGCGCGCGAGGATCGCAGCATCGCCCTGCCGGCAACACTGCCGGCTGCCGTCAGCCTGCGAGAGCGCTTCGTGCAAAGCCTCGGTTTCGCACTGACCGGCGGACAGCGGGCCGCACTTGCGGATATCGATACCGATCTCGCCCAGCCCCATCCGATGATGCGCCTGGTTCAGGGTGACGTGGGCTGCGGCAAGACGGTGCTCGCGGCAGCAGCGGCGCTCACGGCCATCGCGCACGGCCACCAGGTTGCCATCATGGCGCCCACTGAGTTGCTGGCCGAGCAGCACCGCAATACCTTCCGGCGCTGGCTGGAGCCGCTCGGCCTCGCTGTGGTCTGGCTGTCGGGCAGCCTGCGCAAACGTGCGCGCGAGCAGGCCCATGCAGCGGCGGCCGATGGCTCGGCACAGCTGATAGTCGGTACGCATGCGCTGTTCCAGTCGGACCTCAGCTATCGCAGCCTGGCGCTGGTGATCGTCGATGAGCAGCACCGCTTTGGCGTCCATCAGCGGCTGCAGCTGATGGACAAGGGCGCCAGCGATGTGGCGCGCCCGCACCAGCTGGTGATGACCGCGACACCGATTCCGCGCACGCTGGCCATGACCATCTACGCCGATCTCGACACCTCGGTCATCCGCGAACTGCCGCCCGGTCGGCAACCGGTCACGACCATCGCCTTGCCTGACAAGCGACGTGCCGAAGTGGTGACTCGCGTACGCGACGCCTGCCTCGCCGGCGCACAGGCCTACTGGGTCTGTCCGCTGATAGAGGAATCGGAACATCTCGAATCGCAGGCCGCCGAGCCAACCGCAGCGGCGCTCGCCGAAGCGCTGCCTGAAATCCGCATCGGCCTGATTCACGGGCGGATGAGCGGGACAGAAAAGGAGCGGGTGATGAAGGCCTTTGTGGCCGGCGAGCTCCAGCTTCTGGTCGCAACCACCGTCATAGAGGTCGGCGTGGATGTACCCGGTGCCAGCCTGATGATCATCGAGAACGCCGAGCGCCTCGGTCTGTCACAACTGCATCAGCTGCGCGGGCGGGTCGGGCGAGGACGCGACTCCAGTACCTGCGTCCTGCTATACAAAAGCCCGCTGGCCGAAATGGCGCGCGCCCGACTGGAGGTATTGCGCGCCACCAACGACGGCTTTGAGGTGGCACAGCGCGATCTGGAGCTGCGCGGACCCGGTGAGGTGCTTGGCACGCGGCAGACGGGGCTGATGCAGTTGCGGGTCGCCGATCTGGTCCGCGATGCTGACCTCGCGCCGGCGGTGCAACGGATCGCGCGCGCACTGCTGGCTACAGGAGCGCCAGCCGTGGAAGAACTCGGACATCGCTGGATCGGTACGGGCGACCGATACGGCGCGGTCTGA
- the gmk gene encoding guanylate kinase translates to MSVPDLPQTENSGPTTGTLFVLSAPSGAGKTTLVKALMARDPALCFSVSFTTRKPRPGEVPERDYFFVDAARFGEMVAAGEFLEHARVFGNLYGTSRAQVNAILAEGRNVLLEIDWQGARQIRKNAPHCCSIFIMPPSANELERRLRSRATDSDDVIRQRLNQAFDDMAHWHEFDYVVINADQRQACDDLTAIIEGHGQHLSTKSPERAAAVRAILAS, encoded by the coding sequence ATGTCTGTGCCGGATTTGCCGCAAACGGAAAACAGCGGGCCGACGACCGGCACGCTGTTCGTGCTCTCTGCGCCCTCCGGCGCGGGAAAGACCACGCTGGTCAAGGCGCTGATGGCGCGCGACCCGGCACTCTGCTTCTCGGTGTCATTCACCACGCGCAAGCCACGCCCCGGCGAAGTACCGGAGCGCGACTATTTCTTCGTCGATGCGGCACGCTTCGGGGAGATGGTCGCGGCCGGCGAGTTTCTGGAACATGCCCGCGTGTTCGGCAACCTCTATGGCACCAGCCGCGCACAGGTCAATGCGATACTCGCCGAGGGGCGGAACGTGCTGCTCGAGATCGACTGGCAGGGTGCGCGGCAGATCCGGAAGAACGCGCCGCACTGCTGTTCGATCTTCATCATGCCGCCCAGCGCAAACGAACTCGAACGCCGCTTGCGCAGCCGGGCGACAGATTCTGACGACGTGATCCGGCAGCGCCTCAACCAGGCCTTCGACGATATGGCGCACTGGCACGAGTTTGACTACGTCGTGATCAATGCCGACCAGCGGCAGGCCTGCGATGACCTTACCGCGATCATCGAGGGCCATGGACAGCACCTGTCCACGAAGTCTCCTGAACGCGCCGCAGCGGTCCGGGCGATTCTCGCCAGCTGA
- a CDS encoding citrate synthase, translated as MSDANQNGRSYIVRETSSGKEFELAARSGTTGPDVVDIRSLFTSQGLFTYDPGYGSTASCESKITYIDGDKGILMYRGYPVEQLASKSSFIEVAWLLLYGDLPTRTQLAEFDRSIRTHTMLNETILRLFNGFHYDAHPMAMVTGVVGSMSAFYHDTTDIHDPRHRDIFAHRIIAKLPTIAAAAYKHSLGQPFTYPRNDLNYCSNLLHMFFAVPAEDYHIDPVAAEALDLLFILHADHEQNCSTSTVRMAGSSGANPYSAIAAGISALWGPAHGGANEAVLKMLEEIGTVANIPKYIARAKDKDDPFRLMGFGHRVYKNHDPRATIIRETCHKVLARLGRNQPLFDLALQLEEIALKDPYFIEKKLYPNVDFYSGVIYRALGIPKSMFTVMFAIARTVGWVAHWREMITDPDGRIGRPRQLYTGPTRRDYLDVSKR; from the coding sequence ATGAGCGACGCTAACCAGAACGGACGAAGCTATATCGTCAGGGAGACCAGCTCGGGCAAGGAGTTTGAACTCGCAGCGCGTTCCGGAACCACGGGCCCGGATGTCGTCGATATCCGCAGCCTGTTCACCTCCCAGGGCCTGTTTACATACGATCCCGGTTACGGCTCAACTGCCAGTTGCGAAAGCAAGATCACCTATATCGACGGCGACAAGGGCATCCTCATGTACCGGGGATACCCGGTCGAGCAGCTGGCCAGCAAGAGTTCCTTCATTGAAGTGGCATGGCTGCTGTTGTATGGCGATCTGCCTACGCGGACCCAGCTGGCTGAATTTGATCGCTCCATTCGCACCCATACGATGCTGAACGAGACCATCCTGCGTCTCTTCAACGGCTTTCACTACGACGCACATCCGATGGCCATGGTTACCGGCGTGGTCGGATCGATGTCTGCTTTCTACCATGACACCACGGACATCCACGATCCGCGCCATCGCGATATCTTCGCGCACCGGATCATCGCCAAGTTGCCGACGATTGCGGCGGCTGCCTACAAGCATTCCCTGGGCCAGCCCTTTACCTATCCGCGCAACGACCTGAACTACTGCTCGAACCTGCTGCACATGTTCTTTGCGGTGCCGGCAGAGGACTATCACATCGATCCCGTCGCCGCGGAAGCCCTCGACCTGCTGTTTATCCTGCATGCTGACCATGAACAGAATTGCAGCACCTCGACGGTGCGCATGGCGGGCAGTTCGGGCGCCAATCCCTACTCTGCTATAGCGGCCGGTATCTCGGCGCTTTGGGGGCCTGCGCATGGCGGGGCCAATGAAGCCGTACTCAAGATGCTCGAAGAGATCGGTACGGTTGCCAATATCCCGAAGTACATCGCCAGGGCGAAGGACAAGGACGATCCGTTCCGTCTGATGGGTTTCGGTCATCGCGTGTACAAGAACCATGACCCGCGGGCGACGATCATCCGTGAGACCTGTCACAAGGTGCTTGCGCGTCTGGGCCGGAACCAGCCGCTCTTCGATCTGGCCCTGCAGCTGGAAGAGATCGCGCTGAAGGATCCCTACTTCATCGAAAAGAAGCTCTACCCGAACGTCGACTTCTACTCCGGCGTCATCTATCGGGCGCTGGGTATACCCAAGTCCATGTTCACCGTGATGTTTGCCATCGCGCGGACCGTTGGCTGGGTGGCGCACTGGCGGGAAATGATCACCGATCCGGATGGGCGTATTGGCCGGCCGCGCCAGCTCTATACGGGCCCTACGCGCCGCGACTATCTGGACGTCAGCAAGCGCTGA
- a CDS encoding YicC family protein, with translation MIRSMTGFAQSDTATPQGVLLWELRSVNNRYLEVQLRLPELFRPIENEVRQLAAARLGRGRIEASLTLRNPQGQQAASQLNLALARQIIGHARALADEIRNTAALNPLELLRWPGILEQEEQDFSALLPKAIAGFDAALTDLDDARAREGARIGEMFERRLAEIESSVAAVVARLPAVLARIRERLAERIEALGIPADRERLEQEIALLAQKLDVSEELDRLTAHIAEFRSNLRSGIPVGRRLDFLVQEFNREANTLASKSADADTTRQAVDIKVLIEQIREQVQNVE, from the coding sequence TTGATCCGCAGCATGACGGGTTTCGCACAGTCCGATACCGCTACCCCTCAGGGTGTCCTGCTCTGGGAGCTGCGCTCGGTAAATAACCGCTACCTCGAAGTCCAGCTCAGGCTGCCTGAGCTGTTCCGGCCCATCGAGAACGAAGTGCGGCAGCTGGCGGCTGCGCGGCTGGGACGCGGCCGCATCGAAGCCAGCCTCACCCTGCGGAATCCCCAGGGACAGCAGGCGGCCAGTCAGCTCAACCTCGCGCTGGCACGGCAGATCATCGGTCACGCGCGGGCCCTGGCCGATGAGATCCGGAATACGGCGGCGCTGAACCCGCTCGAACTGTTGCGCTGGCCCGGGATCCTCGAGCAGGAAGAACAGGATTTTTCCGCCCTGTTGCCGAAGGCGATCGCCGGGTTTGACGCGGCATTGACCGACCTCGACGATGCCCGCGCGCGGGAAGGCGCGCGCATCGGGGAAATGTTCGAGAGACGGCTGGCCGAAATCGAAAGTAGTGTCGCGGCTGTCGTCGCTCGCCTGCCCGCCGTGCTGGCGCGCATCCGCGAACGGCTGGCCGAACGTATCGAGGCACTGGGCATCCCCGCCGACCGCGAGCGCCTGGAGCAGGAGATCGCGTTGCTCGCGCAGAAACTTGATGTCAGCGAAGAACTGGACAGACTGACCGCCCATATCGCGGAGTTCCGCAGCAATCTGCGCTCCGGCATCCCGGTCGGGCGCCGACTCGATTTCCTGGTGCAGGAATTCAACCGTGAGGCCAATACCCTGGCCTCCAAGTCTGCCGACGCAGATACGACCAGGCAGGCCGTGGATATCAAGGTGCTGATCGAGCAGATTCGCGAGCAGGTTCAAAACGTCGAGTAA
- the rdgB gene encoding RdgB/HAM1 family non-canonical purine NTP pyrophosphatase has protein sequence MSAPRKLVLASGNPGKIREFQQLLGSGWQLIAQSALGVDPAAETGTSFCANALLKARHASAVTGLPALADDSGIEVDALNGAPGVYSARYAGADALDTANNEKLLAELAGVPVAQRTARYRCCLVFVRDADDESPLVAEGVWEGRVAESCRGTEGFGYDPVFIDLESGKHAASMDPAEKNRRSHRRAALRRLQEVLSKLD, from the coding sequence ATGTCAGCGCCACGCAAGCTGGTACTGGCCAGTGGCAATCCCGGCAAGATCCGTGAGTTCCAGCAGCTACTCGGTTCCGGCTGGCAGCTGATCGCGCAATCCGCGCTCGGCGTTGATCCGGCTGCGGAGACCGGCACGAGCTTCTGCGCAAATGCGTTGCTGAAGGCCCGGCATGCCTCCGCGGTAACAGGGCTGCCGGCTCTCGCGGATGATTCAGGTATTGAAGTCGATGCCCTGAACGGCGCACCCGGCGTCTATTCCGCCAGGTACGCTGGTGCCGACGCCCTCGATACGGCCAACAATGAAAAGCTGCTTGCCGAACTGGCTGGCGTACCCGTCGCACAGCGCACGGCGCGGTATCGCTGCTGCCTGGTTTTCGTGCGCGATGCGGATGATGAATCACCCTTGGTTGCGGAAGGCGTCTGGGAGGGAAGAGTTGCCGAAAGCTGTCGCGGCACGGAAGGCTTCGGTTACGACCCGGTGTTCATCGATCTTGAGAGCGGAAAACACGCCGCCAGCATGGATCCGGCCGAAAAGAACCGGCGCAGCCATCGCCGGGCGGCGCTGCGACGGCTGCAGGAGGTGCTGTCAAAGCTGGACTGA
- the rph gene encoding ribonuclease PH: MPETDISPRPSRRLAAEMRPVSFTTGFTRHAEGSVLASFGDTRVLCTASVESGVPAFLRNTGRGWITAEYGMLPRSTHSRMRRESAQGKQSGRTLEIQRLIGRSLRAAANLEALGERTITLDCDVLQADGGTRTAAISGSFLALSIAIESLLRNRAIATSPLHGQVAAVSVGIFRGQPVLDLDYAEDAAAETDMNVVMNEAGSFIEVQGTAEGHAFRRDELNTLLDLAATGIREIMVAQTAAIDDWRVRQKPGNQGRTG; this comes from the coding sequence ATGCCTGAGACGGATATATCGCCGCGGCCGAGTCGCCGTCTGGCTGCCGAAATGCGCCCGGTCAGTTTTACGACCGGCTTTACCCGCCACGCCGAGGGTTCCGTGCTGGCGAGTTTCGGCGACACGCGCGTGCTCTGTACCGCCAGCGTCGAATCCGGCGTACCAGCCTTTCTGCGCAATACGGGGCGTGGCTGGATTACCGCCGAATACGGCATGCTGCCGCGCTCGACACACAGCCGCATGCGTCGCGAATCAGCGCAGGGCAAGCAGAGTGGCAGAACCCTCGAAATCCAGCGCCTTATCGGCCGCTCGCTGCGTGCGGCAGCCAATCTCGAAGCGCTCGGTGAGCGGACGATCACTCTCGATTGCGATGTCTTGCAGGCCGATGGTGGTACGCGAACCGCCGCGATCTCGGGCAGCTTTCTGGCGCTGTCGATTGCGATCGAATCGCTGCTGCGCAATCGTGCCATCGCGACCAGCCCGCTGCACGGCCAGGTCGCCGCCGTGTCGGTCGGAATCTTCCGTGGCCAGCCGGTTCTGGATCTCGACTACGCCGAAGATGCTGCCGCCGAAACCGATATGAACGTCGTGATGAATGAAGCCGGAAGTTTCATCGAGGTGCAGGGTACCGCCGAGGGGCATGCTTTCCGCCGCGATGAACTCAACACGCTGCTCGACCTTGCAGCGACCGGCATCCGCGAGATCATGGTGGCGCAGACGGCTGCGATCGATGACTGGCGCGTCCGGCAGAAGCCCGGCAACCAGGGGCGGACCGGCTGA
- a CDS encoding RidA family protein codes for MPRQAINSQNAPAAIGTYSQAIRAGDAVYLSGQLPLDPATGQLVEGDMRAHVRQVFTNLAAVAAEACTSLDSAVKVTVFLTDLTHFGIVNEVMAEFFTQPYPARAAIGVASLPRGAAVEADAILVP; via the coding sequence ATGCCCAGACAAGCCATCAACAGCCAGAATGCACCTGCTGCAATCGGCACCTATTCGCAGGCGATCCGCGCCGGAGACGCCGTGTACCTCTCGGGTCAGTTACCGCTTGATCCTGCTACCGGGCAACTCGTCGAAGGCGATATGCGCGCGCATGTCCGCCAGGTCTTCACCAACCTGGCCGCCGTCGCCGCAGAGGCCTGCACCTCGCTGGACAGCGCCGTAAAGGTCACGGTATTCCTGACCGATCTGACGCACTTTGGCATCGTCAACGAAGTGATGGCCGAGTTCTTCACGCAGCCCTATCCTGCCCGTGCGGCCATCGGTGTCGCCTCCCTGCCGCGCGGCGCTGCTGTCGAGGCGGATGCAATCCTCGTCCCCTGA